The proteins below are encoded in one region of Avibacterium volantium:
- the galK gene encoding galactokinase: MNPQQRAEQLFSEKFHRTFDLRVYAPGRVNIIGEHTDYNDGFVMPCAINYGTAVCGAKRDDSLFRVYAADLDEFDEFDLAKPIEPNPTHKWTGYVRGVVKFIQAQCPDFKQGADLVISGNVPLSAGLSSSASLEVAVGKFCQQLAQLPLSDTQLALIGQQAENKFVGANCGNMDQLISALGQKDHLLMIDCRSLETQPTPVPNDVAVMIVNSHVKHDLVAGEYNTRRAQCEQAAEFFGVNALRDVSVEQFEKMEEKLTALDPIVAKRARHVVSENARVLAAVEALKQGDLTKLGQLMAQSHDSMRDDFEITVPQIDYLVELAQLAVGNTGGARMTGGGFGGCIVVVAPLDKVDAVRNIIAENYEKQTGLKEDFYVCTASQGVAVC, translated from the coding sequence ATGAACCCACAACAACGAGCAGAACAATTATTTTCCGAAAAATTCCACCGCACTTTTGATCTGCGTGTTTATGCTCCTGGGCGTGTCAATATTATCGGCGAGCATACGGATTACAATGACGGCTTTGTAATGCCTTGCGCGATTAATTACGGTACAGCAGTATGTGGCGCAAAGCGTGATGATAGCCTTTTCCGTGTTTATGCCGCCGATCTTGATGAATTTGACGAATTTGATCTTGCTAAACCCATTGAGCCTAATCCCACCCACAAATGGACGGGCTATGTACGTGGCGTGGTGAAATTTATTCAAGCGCAATGCCCTGACTTCAAACAAGGCGCGGATTTAGTGATTAGTGGTAACGTCCCACTTTCTGCGGGGTTAAGTTCTTCTGCTTCGCTTGAAGTGGCGGTGGGGAAATTTTGCCAACAGCTCGCACAACTTCCACTCAGCGATACCCAGCTGGCGTTAATCGGGCAGCAAGCAGAAAACAAATTTGTGGGCGCGAATTGCGGTAATATGGATCAGCTTATTTCCGCCCTTGGACAAAAAGATCATTTATTGATGATCGATTGCCGCAGCCTTGAAACTCAGCCAACCCCTGTTCCTAATGATGTGGCAGTGATGATTGTCAATTCGCACGTTAAACACGATTTAGTGGCTGGTGAATACAACACACGCCGCGCGCAATGTGAACAAGCCGCAGAATTTTTTGGCGTGAACGCCTTGCGTGATGTGTCCGTAGAACAATTCGAAAAAATGGAGGAAAAACTCACCGCACTTGATCCTATCGTGGCCAAACGCGCCAGACACGTTGTTAGCGAAAACGCTCGCGTGCTTGCCGCGGTGGAAGCCTTAAAACAAGGCGATCTCACAAAACTTGGGCAATTAATGGCACAATCCCACGATTCAATGCGCGATGATTTCGAGATCACCGTGCCACAAATTGATTACTTGGTGGAATTAGCCCAACTTGCCGTGGGTAACACGGGCGGCGCAAGAATGACAGGCGGCGGCTTTGGTGGTTGTATCGTGGTGGTTGCGCCGTTGGATAAGGTGGACGCCGTGCGTAACATCATCGCAGAAAACTATGAAAAACAAACAGGATTAAAAGAAGATTTCTATGTTTGCACCGCCTCACAAGGGGTCGCCGTATGTTAA
- the galT gene encoding galactose-1-phosphate uridylyltransferase, whose protein sequence is MSEQFVAADHPHRRYNPLIDRWVLVSPHRAKRPWQGQQEKNEEKQKPSYDPSCYLCPNNKRITGEQNPDYRKPFVFKNDFSALLEQTPAPAPSDDPLFQTAAAEGESRVICFSPDHSKTLPLLTVEEIVDVIDVWQAQLNELGQRYPWVQIFENKGAAMGCSNPHPHGQIWANSFLPNEVAQEDLAQQRYFEKHGSVLLVDYVQRELARKERIVVETKHWVALVPYWAVWPFETLLLPKVHIKNFAQLSPEQQQDLALALKLLTTKYDNLFETSFPYSMGFHFAPFNGKENDHWQLHAHFYPPLLRSATVRKFMVGYEMLGESQRDLTAEQAAERLRALSDIHYKLR, encoded by the coding sequence ATGTCTGAACAATTTGTTGCGGCAGATCATCCACACCGCCGCTATAATCCGCTTATCGATCGCTGGGTATTGGTTTCTCCCCATCGAGCAAAACGTCCATGGCAAGGTCAGCAAGAAAAAAATGAAGAAAAGCAAAAACCGAGCTATGATCCAAGCTGTTACCTTTGCCCAAACAATAAGCGCATTACAGGCGAACAAAACCCAGATTACCGCAAACCCTTTGTGTTTAAAAATGATTTTTCCGCCTTGTTAGAACAAACGCCAGCCCCCGCGCCGAGTGATGATCCCCTTTTCCAAACTGCCGCTGCTGAAGGGGAAAGCCGCGTGATTTGCTTTTCACCGGATCACAGCAAAACCTTACCATTACTCACGGTGGAAGAAATTGTTGATGTGATTGACGTATGGCAAGCTCAGCTTAACGAGCTAGGGCAGCGTTATCCTTGGGTACAAATCTTTGAAAATAAAGGTGCGGCAATGGGCTGTTCCAATCCGCACCCGCACGGACAAATCTGGGCAAACAGTTTTCTGCCGAATGAAGTAGCGCAAGAGGATTTAGCCCAACAACGTTACTTTGAAAAACACGGTTCAGTGCTATTGGTGGATTATGTGCAACGTGAATTAGCGCGGAAAGAACGCATTGTGGTGGAAACCAAACACTGGGTTGCCCTTGTACCTTATTGGGCTGTATGGCCTTTTGAAACCTTATTACTGCCAAAAGTTCATATTAAAAATTTCGCCCAGCTCAGCCCTGAACAACAGCAAGATTTGGCGCTTGCCTTGAAGTTGCTCACCACCAAATATGACAACCTGTTTGAAACCTCTTTCCCCTATTCAATGGGCTTTCATTTTGCCCCATTTAATGGCAAAGAAAATGATCATTGGCAGCTACACGCGCATTTTTATCCCCCATTATTACGCTCCGCCACGGTGCGAAAATTTATGGTGGGCTATGAAATGCTAGGCGAAAGCCAGCGCGATCTCACCGCAGAACAAGCGGCAGAACGATTGCGTGCCTTAAGCGATATTCATTACAAACTACGCTAG
- the mglB gene encoding galactose/glucose ABC transporter substrate-binding protein MglB, giving the protein MKKTVLKTTALAVGLGLAATTAQAVNRIGVTIYKYDDNFMSLMRQEIDKEAKTLKDVELLMNDSQNAQSVQNDQVDVLISKGVKALAINLVDPAAAPTIIGKAKSEDIPVVFFNKDPGAKAINSYEQAYYVGTDPKESGVIQGQLITKHWKANPAFDLNKDGKIQYVLLKGEPGHPDAEARTKYVIEELNKNGIETEQLFIDTGMWDAALAKDKMDAWLSSSKANNIEVIISNNDGMAMGALEATKAHGKKLPIFGVDALPEVLQLIKKGEITGTVLNDGVNQGKAVVQLANNLANEKPATEGTQWKLESKVVRIPYVGVDADNLNEFLK; this is encoded by the coding sequence ATGAAAAAAACTGTATTAAAAACCACCGCACTTGCTGTGGGCTTAGGTCTTGCTGCAACAACAGCACAAGCGGTGAACCGCATTGGTGTAACTATTTACAAATATGACGATAATTTTATGTCTTTAATGCGTCAAGAAATTGATAAAGAAGCGAAAACACTTAAAGATGTCGAATTATTAATGAACGACTCACAAAACGCCCAATCGGTACAAAATGACCAAGTTGATGTGTTGATCTCTAAAGGGGTGAAAGCGCTTGCTATTAACCTTGTAGATCCCGCGGCAGCGCCAACCATTATTGGCAAAGCAAAATCTGAAGATATTCCTGTGGTGTTCTTTAATAAAGATCCCGGTGCAAAAGCGATTAATAGTTATGAACAAGCTTATTATGTGGGAACTGACCCGAAAGAATCTGGCGTGATCCAAGGGCAGCTTATCACCAAGCACTGGAAAGCCAATCCAGCTTTTGACTTAAACAAAGACGGTAAGATCCAATATGTTTTATTAAAAGGTGAGCCGGGACACCCAGATGCGGAAGCGCGTACTAAATATGTGATTGAAGAATTAAATAAAAACGGCATTGAAACGGAACAACTCTTTATCGACACCGGAATGTGGGACGCAGCATTAGCCAAAGATAAAATGGACGCGTGGTTATCCAGCTCTAAAGCGAACAACATTGAAGTGATTATTTCTAACAATGACGGAATGGCAATGGGGGCATTGGAAGCCACGAAAGCACACGGTAAAAAACTGCCTATCTTTGGTGTGGACGCCTTGCCTGAAGTGTTACAGCTTATCAAGAAAGGCGAAATCACAGGGACTGTGTTAAATGACGGTGTAAACCAAGGTAAAGCCGTGGTGCAATTAGCTAATAATCTGGCGAATGAAAAACCAGCCACAGAAGGCACACAATGGAAATTAGAAAGCAAAGTTGTGCGTATTCCTTATGTTGGTGTGGACGCGGATAACTTAAATGAATTCTTAAAATAA
- the mglC gene encoding galactose/methyl galactoside ABC transporter permease MglC yields MSALKQNKSLDFLKQNAIYFVLLVLLGIIIMQDSSFLSLRNFSNILTQSSVRLIIALGVAGLLVTQGTDLSAGRQVGLAAVISATLLQAMDNMNRVFPDLAEIPIPVVILIVCAIGAVIGLVNGVVIAYLNVTPFIATMGTMIIVYGINSLYYDAVGSSPIAGFNEQFSTFAQGFFRLGSFKLSYITIYAAICSLFVWILWNKTRFGKNIFAIGGNPEAARVSGVNVTRNLVVIYMIAGVFYAFGGMLEAGRIGSATNNLGFMYELDAIAACVVGGVSFAGGVGTVIGVITGVLIFTVINYGLTYIGVNPYWQYIIKGSIIIFAVAIDSLKYAKKK; encoded by the coding sequence ATGTCAGCTTTAAAACAAAATAAATCGCTAGATTTCCTCAAACAAAACGCTATTTACTTTGTGCTGTTGGTGCTTCTTGGCATTATCATTATGCAAGATTCCAGCTTTTTAAGTTTAAGAAATTTTAGTAATATTCTTACCCAATCTTCCGTGCGTTTAATCATCGCCCTTGGCGTGGCAGGCTTGCTGGTAACCCAAGGCACGGATTTATCCGCAGGGCGTCAAGTGGGGCTTGCCGCGGTAATTTCTGCGACACTTTTGCAAGCAATGGATAATATGAACCGTGTGTTCCCTGATCTTGCCGAAATCCCAATTCCTGTGGTTATTCTTATTGTTTGTGCCATTGGCGCAGTAATTGGATTAGTCAACGGCGTAGTGATTGCCTACCTTAATGTAACGCCATTTATTGCCACAATGGGAACGATGATTATCGTGTACGGAATTAACTCCCTTTACTATGACGCCGTGGGATCATCACCAATTGCAGGCTTTAACGAACAATTCTCCACCTTTGCGCAAGGCTTTTTCCGCTTAGGTAGCTTTAAACTTTCCTACATCACCATTTATGCCGCAATTTGCTCGCTATTTGTATGGATCTTATGGAATAAAACCCGCTTCGGCAAAAACATCTTTGCCATTGGTGGCAACCCAGAAGCGGCGCGTGTTTCAGGGGTAAACGTAACTCGCAACCTTGTTGTTATCTATATGATTGCAGGGGTATTTTACGCTTTCGGCGGTATGCTCGAAGCAGGACGCATCGGCAGTGCCACCAACAACCTTGGTTTTATGTACGAACTTGATGCCATTGCCGCTTGCGTGGTAGGGGGCGTTTCCTTCGCAGGCGGTGTGGGAACAGTGATCGGCGTTATCACAGGGGTGCTTATCTTCACCGTGATCAATTACGGCTTAACCTACATCGGCGTAAACCCTTACTGGCAATACATCATCAAAGGTAGCATTATCATCTTCGCTGTTGCCATTGACTCGCTCAAATACGCGAAGAAAAAATAA
- a CDS encoding IS1595 family transposase → MKITYCKLKKSIQKKLLEFFIAEVTARTAANLLDIQPNTAALFYHKIRLVIDYHLSLEVNEIFEGEIELDESYFGGHRKGKRGRGAAGKVAVFGLLKRQGKVFTVVVENTKSETLLPVIKRKIKPDSWVYTDTYRSYDALDVSEFHHERINHSELFAVKQNHINGIENFWNQAKRILRKYNGINRKNFPLFLKECEFRFNFGTPKEQLKILRKWCEI, encoded by the coding sequence ATGAAGATAACATATTGTAAATTAAAGAAATCTATACAGAAAAAACTGCTGGAGTTTTTTATCGCAGAAGTTACTGCAAGAACGGCAGCAAATTTGCTAGATATTCAACCTAATACAGCCGCTTTGTTCTACCATAAAATCAGGCTTGTGATTGACTATCATTTATCCCTTGAAGTTAACGAGATTTTTGAGGGGGAAATTGAACTAGACGAAAGCTATTTTGGTGGTCATCGAAAGGGAAAACGAGGACGAGGAGCGGCTGGAAAAGTTGCTGTTTTTGGGTTACTAAAACGACAAGGAAAGGTATTTACTGTTGTGGTTGAAAACACCAAGAGTGAAACATTACTCCCTGTTATTAAAAGAAAAATCAAGCCTGATAGCTGGGTTTATACGGACACTTATCGCAGTTATGATGCGCTTGATGTGAGTGAATTTCACCACGAACGAATCAATCATTCCGAGCTATTTGCGGTGAAACAAAATCATATTAATGGCATTGAAAATTTTTGGAATCAGGCGAAGCGGATACTGCGAAAATATAATGGAATTAACCGAAAAAACTTTCCTTTATTCTTGAAGGAATGTGAATTTCGGTTTAACTTTGGGACACCAAAAGAGCAGTTAAAAATATTGCGAAAATGGTGTGAAATTTAG
- a CDS encoding aspartate aminotransferase family protein, with product MSAYNRQTFDEVMIQNYAPAEFIPVKGKGSRVWDQQGREYIDFTSGIAVNALGHCPDEIVAVLKEQGETLWHSSNWFTSEPTLQLATKLVQKTFADRVMFVNSGAEANEAALKLARRYAVDHFGTQKSKIIAFKQSFHGRTLFTVSVGGQAKYSDGFGPKPADIIHVPFNDLEAVKAVIDDHTCAVIVEPIQGESGVKPADPAFLQGLRQLCDENNASLIFDEVQTGLSRTGYLYAYMKYGVVPDILTSAKALGNGFPIGAMLTTNEIAKSFSVGVHGTTFGGNPLACAVASKVVDVLSDEKFLEKIHRTSELFMQKLAELNQALNLFSEIRGEGLLIGAELNANYQGKASEFVKSAAKNGLMILVAGPDVLRFAPALNISDEELQEGFLRLEKTLREMV from the coding sequence ATGAGTGCTTATAACAGACAAACCTTTGATGAAGTGATGATACAAAATTATGCGCCCGCAGAGTTTATTCCTGTGAAAGGGAAGGGGAGCAGAGTTTGGGATCAGCAAGGGCGAGAATATATTGATTTCACAAGCGGTATTGCGGTGAATGCGTTGGGGCATTGCCCTGATGAGATTGTGGCGGTGCTGAAAGAGCAAGGGGAAACGCTGTGGCATTCTAGCAACTGGTTTACCAGTGAGCCAACCTTGCAATTAGCCACAAAATTGGTGCAGAAAACCTTTGCGGATCGGGTGATGTTTGTTAATTCTGGCGCGGAAGCTAACGAGGCTGCGTTGAAATTGGCTAGGCGTTATGCAGTAGATCATTTTGGCACGCAGAAAAGCAAAATTATTGCCTTTAAGCAAAGTTTTCACGGGCGTACATTATTCACGGTGAGCGTAGGTGGGCAAGCGAAATATTCTGATGGCTTTGGGCCGAAACCTGCGGATATTATCCACGTTCCTTTTAACGATCTTGAAGCGGTAAAAGCCGTGATTGATGACCATACCTGCGCAGTGATTGTTGAGCCGATTCAAGGCGAAAGTGGTGTAAAACCTGCTGATCCGGCATTCTTACAGGGTTTACGTCAGCTTTGTGATGAAAACAATGCTTCGTTGATTTTTGATGAAGTGCAAACAGGCTTGTCGCGTACGGGTTATCTTTATGCTTATATGAAATATGGCGTTGTGCCTGATATTCTGACTTCTGCCAAAGCCTTGGGCAACGGCTTTCCAATTGGCGCAATGCTCACTACCAATGAGATTGCGAAAAGTTTTTCTGTTGGCGTACACGGTACAACTTTTGGCGGCAATCCCCTTGCTTGTGCTGTGGCCTCAAAGGTGGTGGACGTGCTTTCTGATGAAAAATTCTTGGAAAAAATCCACCGCACTTCTGAATTATTTATGCAGAAATTGGCTGAGCTAAATCAAGCGTTGAATTTATTTAGCGAAATTCGTGGTGAAGGCTTGTTGATTGGCGCAGAGCTAAATGCGAATTATCAAGGAAAAGCCAGCGAATTTGTGAAAAGTGCGGCTAAAAATGGACTAATGATTTTAGTTGCAGGCCCTGATGTTTTGCGCTTTGCCCCCGCGTTGAATATTAGCGATGAAGAATTGCAAGAAGGGTTTCTGCGCTTGGAAAAAACTTTAAGAGAAATGGTTTAG
- a CDS encoding FadR/GntR family transcriptional regulator, with translation MKKSDIIMHHIMSEILEGKYSEGELLPGEIELSQQFNSSRTSIRAALQTIANKKVISILPKKGSIINNINQWNWLDEEILAFFSQNEISKNLLLHLLSTRLIFEPSICSMSALTSTAEDLAKIENAYLLMKNSIIENDRALFIKGDNLFHQSIMQSCRNPFLSSLDSLLSTAMSISYENTLEINLKESEQAIELHGKLLESIRKRESYTAHNISRTIIIHAIKKVLPSQDVDKLANNIF, from the coding sequence ATGAAAAAATCAGATATTATAATGCATCATATTATGTCCGAAATTCTTGAGGGAAAATATTCAGAAGGAGAGTTACTTCCCGGAGAAATAGAGCTATCACAGCAATTTAATTCATCAAGAACATCAATCAGAGCTGCACTTCAGACAATTGCGAATAAAAAAGTTATCTCTATTCTCCCTAAAAAGGGCAGTATTATCAATAATATAAATCAATGGAATTGGTTAGATGAGGAAATTCTAGCTTTCTTTTCCCAGAATGAAATCAGTAAAAATCTATTGCTACATTTGCTAAGTACAAGATTAATTTTTGAACCTAGTATTTGTTCTATGTCAGCCTTAACATCCACAGCAGAAGATCTTGCAAAAATAGAAAACGCTTATTTATTAATGAAAAATAGCATTATAGAAAACGATAGAGCGCTTTTTATCAAGGGGGATAATTTGTTCCATCAATCAATTATGCAATCTTGTAGAAACCCATTTTTATCATCGTTAGACTCGTTACTATCAACAGCAATGTCAATATCATATGAAAACACATTAGAAATCAACCTGAAAGAATCTGAACAAGCTATTGAGTTACATGGAAAGTTATTAGAAAGTATAAGGAAAAGAGAAAGTTATACAGCACACAATATATCAAGAACAATTATAATTCATGCGATAAAAAAAGTTCTTCCTTCTCAAGACGTTGATAAATTAGCAAATAATATATTTTAA
- a CDS encoding 2-dehydro-3-deoxygalactonokinase produces MTIFIYYYLVTQDFGGGMIAIDWGTTNFRAYHVNHNQVTLLENSNCGIASFDSSGFEKKVEQLFESNRFLLQDKNFIAMSGMVGSNKGWHEVPYAESPVFLDNLPNFIYKFSLFSGTPAFIVPGLSITNKFSLYDVMRGEETQLLGLCNLINDDEFSVILPGTHSKHVYIKDRKVIDFYTMMSGELFSILGEYSILAKDISNRIDCDDSFIKGVEISFSSRPLSNCLFSARTSVLNSSLKREQIKSYLSGIIIGNEIREMSRIKNIYVVGGENISKYYCKALSHLGYKNYFIDGEACFLNGIRFISERVMGDLS; encoded by the coding sequence ATGACTATTTTTATCTATTATTATCTTGTCACACAAGATTTTGGAGGGGGTATGATTGCTATTGATTGGGGTACAACAAATTTTAGAGCTTACCATGTTAATCATAATCAGGTTACATTGTTAGAAAACAGTAATTGTGGTATCGCATCTTTTGATTCTTCTGGTTTTGAGAAAAAAGTTGAACAGCTTTTTGAGAGTAATCGTTTCTTATTGCAAGATAAAAATTTTATTGCTATGTCTGGTATGGTTGGTTCGAATAAGGGATGGCATGAAGTTCCTTATGCTGAATCACCAGTTTTTTTAGATAATTTGCCTAATTTTATATATAAGTTTTCTCTATTCTCAGGAACTCCAGCTTTTATTGTACCAGGATTATCTATCACTAATAAGTTTTCTTTATATGATGTTATGAGAGGAGAAGAAACTCAGTTGCTTGGGCTTTGTAATTTGATTAATGATGATGAGTTTTCAGTTATTTTACCAGGAACTCATAGTAAACATGTCTATATTAAAGATAGAAAGGTTATTGACTTTTATACGATGATGAGTGGCGAATTATTTTCTATTTTAGGTGAGTATAGCATCTTAGCAAAAGATATATCTAATAGAATAGATTGCGATGATAGCTTTATAAAAGGTGTTGAAATTTCTTTTTCATCTAGGCCACTATCTAACTGCTTATTTTCTGCTAGAACAAGTGTTTTAAATTCAAGTTTAAAAAGAGAACAGATTAAAAGTTATTTATCTGGAATAATCATAGGTAATGAGATTAGAGAGATGAGTAGAATAAAGAATATTTATGTTGTGGGTGGAGAAAATATTTCTAAGTATTATTGTAAAGCATTATCTCATTTGGGTTATAAAAATTATTTTATAGATGGAGAGGCTTGTTTTCTTAATGGTATTAGGTTCATTTCTGAACGGGTTATGGGGGATTTATCATGA
- a CDS encoding 2-dehydro-3-deoxy-6-phosphogalactonate aldolase, producing the protein MTTLKHCPLVAILRGISTHDAEKFVQYLIDVGFYYIEVPLNSPNAFETIELLYKKFDGKCCIGAGTVTNVEQLNKVIKLGVRFIVTPNVNPEVIKLANKFDCLIFVGVMTPSEAFLAINSGAKLLKIFPAELLGENGFKALLSVLPKEIECFPVGGIKANKEQMSRYISIGAKGFGLGNSLYSEGMLFDSFKENASRFQEIWQEIRE; encoded by the coding sequence ATGACTACTCTGAAACATTGTCCGTTAGTTGCGATCTTGAGGGGAATTAGTACGCATGATGCGGAAAAATTTGTACAATATTTAATAGACGTTGGTTTTTATTATATAGAAGTTCCTTTAAATAGTCCAAATGCATTTGAAACAATCGAACTGTTATATAAAAAATTTGACGGTAAATGCTGCATAGGAGCAGGAACAGTAACAAATGTAGAACAATTAAATAAAGTTATAAAATTAGGTGTTAGGTTTATTGTTACACCTAATGTGAATCCAGAAGTAATTAAATTAGCAAATAAATTTGATTGTTTAATTTTTGTAGGTGTTATGACTCCTTCAGAAGCCTTCTTAGCAATTAATTCTGGAGCTAAGCTGCTAAAAATATTTCCTGCAGAATTACTAGGAGAAAATGGATTTAAAGCTCTTTTAAGTGTATTGCCTAAAGAGATTGAATGTTTTCCTGTCGGAGGAATTAAAGCGAATAAAGAGCAGATGAGTAGATATATATCTATTGGGGCTAAAGGATTTGGACTTGGGAATTCTTTGTATTCTGAAGGTATGTTATTTGATTCTTTTAAAGAAAATGCGAGCAGATTCCAAGAGATTTGGCAAGAAATTAGAGAATAA
- the dgoD gene encoding galactonate dehydratase — MKIIGYQTYIVPPRWGFLKIVTDEGIVGWGEPCLEGRTHTVHACIDELMEYLLGKDPRDIEDHWNVLYRSSFYRGGPIMMSALAGIDQALWDIKGKDLGVPVYQLLGGKCRDRVRMYSWIGGDRPDDVARMAKERRDAGFTAIKMNGTEELHFIDDYSKVDAVLERVQAIRDAVGKDFGIGIDFHGRVHKAMAKILLKELAVFNPMFVEEPVLAEHFEVIHEIARYGAIPIATGERMFSRWEFKHLLQRGGIDILQPDVSHCGGISELRKIATMAEAYDVAIAPHCPLGPIALSASLQIDSVCLNAVIQEQSIGIHYNQDNDVLDYMTNKEVFEFKEGYCELLKGDGLGINIDESFMQEQNSKDVRWRNPIWRNKDGSFAEW; from the coding sequence ATGAAAATTATTGGTTATCAGACATATATTGTGCCACCACGTTGGGGATTCTTAAAAATAGTTACTGATGAAGGTATTGTTGGGTGGGGAGAACCCTGTTTAGAAGGTCGAACCCATACAGTTCATGCTTGTATTGATGAATTGATGGAATATTTACTTGGAAAGGATCCTAGAGATATAGAAGATCATTGGAATGTTCTTTATCGTTCTTCATTCTATCGCGGTGGACCGATCATGATGAGCGCTTTAGCAGGGATAGATCAAGCTCTTTGGGATATTAAAGGAAAAGATTTAGGTGTTCCAGTTTACCAATTATTAGGAGGGAAGTGCCGAGACCGAGTGAGAATGTATTCCTGGATTGGTGGAGATAGACCTGATGATGTTGCACGAATGGCTAAAGAACGGAGAGACGCTGGTTTTACAGCTATTAAGATGAATGGTACTGAAGAGCTTCATTTTATTGATGATTATTCGAAAGTTGATGCTGTTTTAGAGCGAGTACAAGCAATCAGAGATGCGGTAGGAAAAGATTTCGGTATAGGGATTGATTTTCATGGTCGAGTGCATAAAGCAATGGCAAAAATATTGTTAAAAGAGCTTGCTGTTTTCAATCCGATGTTTGTTGAAGAGCCTGTATTAGCCGAACATTTTGAAGTGATTCATGAAATAGCTAGATATGGCGCAATTCCTATTGCAACTGGGGAAAGAATGTTTTCTAGATGGGAATTTAAACATTTATTACAAAGAGGTGGGATTGATATTTTACAACCAGATGTTTCTCATTGCGGTGGTATTTCCGAATTAAGAAAAATAGCAACGATGGCTGAGGCTTACGATGTAGCTATTGCTCCTCATTGCCCTTTAGGGCCTATCGCATTATCAGCATCACTACAAATTGATAGTGTATGTCTAAATGCTGTTATTCAGGAACAAAGTATTGGGATTCATTATAACCAAGATAATGATGTTTTAGATTATATGACAAATAAGGAGGTTTTTGAATTTAAAGAGGGCTATTGTGAGTTATTAAAAGGTGATGGGCTAGGCATAAATATTGATGAGTCTTTTATGCAAGAACAGAATAGTAAAGATGTTCGTTGGCGCAATCCTATTTGGAGAAATAAGGATGGTTCTTTTGCTGAGTGGTAA
- a CDS encoding TRAP transporter substrate-binding protein has product MKLFKKTLALSLFALSSSIFAAEYNWNFQSSDQPGDDAFKYQQQWAKDVEKLSDGRIHINVLGAGSVVEHNQTLDSISMNILQGDFTDPSYFSGKDPAFALYGNLIGAWNNPKDLIDFMYNGGGFEVANELLNKYGVQLLAVSTVGGESLVSKKPIHNIQELKGVKVRAPEGLVQALFKNLGASPVNLPGSEVYTSLEKGVIDASDYSIFARNQDSGMNDIAKYPIHPGWHSMPVNQVTLNKQIYDKLPQDLKDVLSKASQQYATGFLAMHQKLDEDAIKNKKADITIITWSPDEVAKVRNVATQMWPDWAKKSSMSEKYYNVVMKYLKDKGMVE; this is encoded by the coding sequence ATGAAATTATTCAAGAAAACGTTAGCTTTATCATTATTCGCATTATCTTCCAGTATTTTTGCTGCAGAATATAATTGGAATTTTCAATCCTCAGATCAACCAGGAGATGATGCTTTCAAATATCAACAACAATGGGCAAAAGATGTTGAAAAATTATCAGATGGCCGTATTCACATTAATGTACTTGGAGCAGGCTCAGTAGTTGAGCATAACCAAACATTAGATTCTATAAGCATGAATATCCTTCAAGGTGATTTTACAGATCCATCTTATTTTTCTGGTAAAGATCCTGCGTTCGCTTTATATGGCAATTTAATTGGCGCTTGGAATAATCCTAAAGATCTTATTGATTTTATGTATAACGGTGGAGGATTTGAAGTTGCTAATGAATTGCTAAATAAATATGGGGTTCAACTGTTAGCTGTAAGTACAGTTGGGGGAGAGTCTCTAGTATCTAAAAAGCCAATTCATAATATACAAGAATTGAAAGGTGTTAAAGTTCGCGCTCCTGAGGGGCTTGTGCAAGCATTATTTAAGAATTTGGGAGCGTCTCCAGTAAATTTACCTGGTTCAGAAGTATATACATCTCTTGAAAAAGGCGTTATTGATGCATCAGATTATTCAATTTTTGCGAGAAATCAAGATAGTGGAATGAATGATATCGCGAAGTATCCAATTCATCCAGGCTGGCACTCTATGCCTGTTAATCAAGTGACTCTTAATAAACAAATTTATGACAAATTACCTCAAGATCTGAAAGATGTATTATCTAAGGCAAGTCAGCAATATGCTACAGGTTTTTTAGCTATGCATCAAAAACTGGATGAAGATGCAATAAAAAATAAAAAAGCAGATATTACTATTATTACTTGGTCACCAGATGAAGTTGCTAAAGTAAGAAATGTAGCAACACAAATGTGGCCAGACTGGGCAAAGAAATCATCTATGTCTGAAAAATATTATAATGTAGTAATGAAATATTTGAAAGATAAAGGTATGGTTGAATAA